In Zea mays cultivar B73 chromosome 7, Zm-B73-REFERENCE-NAM-5.0, whole genome shotgun sequence, the following proteins share a genomic window:
- the LOC100272868 gene encoding Probable cinnamyl alcohol dehydrogenase 8D-like gives MEQGGKMAHGWAARDASGLLSPYSFSRRVQGDDDVTIKVLFCGICHTDLHIIKNEWGNAMYPVVPGHEVVGVVTDVGHGVSKFKAGDTVGVGYFVDSCRSCESCSTGHENYCPDLVLSSNGVDHHHHDGGASASATTKGGFSDVLVVSQDFVVRVPESLPPDGAAPLLCAGVTVYSPMVQYALNGPGKHLGVVGLGGLGHLAVKFGKAFGMTVTVISSSPAKREEALGRLGADAFLVSHDASQMKAAAATMDGIIDTVSAGHQIVPLLALLKPMGQMVVVGAPSTPLELPAYAIITGGKRVAGNGVGSVADCQAMLDFAAEHGVTADTEVVPMDYVNTAIERLEKNDVRYRFVVDVAGSQMDTVA, from the exons ATGGAGCAAGGCGGCAAGATGGCCCATGGGTGGGCTGCCAGGGATGCCTCCGGCCTCCTCTCCCCTTACAGCTTCTCAAGAAG GGTTCAGGGGGACGACGACGTGACGATCAAGGTGCTCTTCTGCGGCATCTGCCACACCGACCTCCACATCATCAAGAACGAGTGGGGCAATGCCATGTACCCTGTCGTCCCCGG GCACGAGGTCGTCGGCGTCGTCACGGACGTCGGCCATGGCGTCAGCAAGTTCAAGGCCGGGGACACGGTGGGCGTGGGCTACTTCGTCGACTCCTGCCGCTCCTGCGAGAGCTGCAGCACGGGGCACGAGAACTACTGCCCCGACCTCGTACTCTCCTCCAACGGCGTGGACCACCACCACCACGACGGCGGCGCGAGCGCGAGCGCGACCACCAAGGGGGGCTTCTCCGACGTGCTGGTCGTCAGCCAGGACTTCGTGGTCCGGGTGCCAGAGAGCCTGCCTCCGGACGGCGCCGCGCCGCTGCTCTGCGCCGGAGTCACGGTGTACAGCCCGATGGTGCAGTACGCGCTCAACGGGCCGGGCAAGCACCTCGGCGTCGTCGGCCTCGGGGGCCTAGGCCATCTGGCCGTCAAGTTTGGGAAGGCGTTCGGCATGACGGTCACCGTCATCAGCTCGTCGCCTGCCAAGCGCGAGGAGGCGCTCGGACGCCTTGGCGCCGACGCGTTCTTGGTGAGCCACGACGCCTCGCAAATGAAG GCTGCAGCCGCCACGATGGACGGCATCATCGACACGGTCTCGGCGGGGCACCAGATCGTGCCGCTGCTGGCGCTGCTGAAGCCCATGGGGCAGATGGTGGTGGTCGGCGCGCCGAGCACGCCGCTGGAGCTGCCGGCGTACGCCATCATCACGGGCGGGAAGCGGGTGGCCGGGAACGGCGTCGGGAGTGTCGCGGACTGCCAGGCGATGCTGGACTTCGCGGCGGAGCATGGCGTCACCGCTGACACCGAGGTCGTGCCGATGGACTACGTCAACACCGCCATCGAGCGGCTGGAGAAGAACGATGTCAGGTACCGCTTCGTCGTCGACGTCGCGGGCAGCCAGATGGATACCGTTGCTTAG